Proteins from a genomic interval of Helicoverpa armigera isolate CAAS_96S chromosome 9, ASM3070526v1, whole genome shotgun sequence:
- the LOC110369751 gene encoding uncharacterized protein LOC110369751 gives MKLHLVLVVSLMLIASSNCGLIDGLLGTVKDTTSSITHGIGGVVRSGKNFVFGGTETTAEGRTVTKPGIVGTISMKIHDVSHAVREEVRSVLFMFDGDQEQGQRGVIGRLYDRMTGRIYRVKGFLFGNSSKPNENVTYPPFKKLEGDTTVLTDSLKKHFFKNNTNSSGIQKTLVTLHDAIYRIRHNMTRNNQGSNNFNVNKMDDEEDGVGLLDVRASMTDMGAGARTDFVNGVDAAYDKVNENFNAGRQKAKSSVADAKQNTQNFIENQKKNMQNNLENDAKKFKSDVDNSLDGLGTKMNEESDSIKKLLENGYSQVNFGAH, from the coding sequence ATGAAGTTACATCTAGTGTTAGTAGTGTCGTTAATGTTAATAGCAAGTTCTAATTGTGGTCTCATCGATGGACTACTCGGAACAGTAAAAGACACCACAAGTTCTATCACACATGGCATTGGTGGTGTTGTGCGCAGTGGCAAGAACTTCGTCTTCGGAGGAACAGAAACAACTGCAGAAGGCAGAACTGTGACAAAACCAGGTATAGTTGGAACAATATCTATGAAAATACACGATGTTTCACACGCAGTTAGAGAAGAAGTGAGATCTGTGCTGTTCATGTTTGATGGAGATCAAGAACAAGGACAAAGAGGAGTCATAGGAAGATTGTACGATAGAATGACAGGTCGTATTTACAGAGTAAAGGGATTCTTATTTGGCAACAGCAGCAAACCAAACGAGAACGTAACATACCCGCCGTTCAAGAAACTCGAAGGTGATACCACAGTTTTAACTGACAGCCTGAAAAAACACTTCTTTAAGAATAACACGAATAGTTCTGGGATCCAAAAAACGTTAGTGACCTTACATGATGCGATTTATAGGATTCGTCACAATATGACGAGAAATAACCAGGGTtcgaataattttaatgtaaataagatGGATGATGAAGAAGATGGTGTGGGTCTGCTTGATGTTCGAGCTTCTATGACTGATATGGGTGCGGGAGCGAGAACTGACTTCGTAAACGGAGTAGACGCAGCATACGATAAGGTCAACGAGAACTTCAATGCAGGACGGCAAAAAGCAAAATCTTCTGTAGCAGATGCGAAACAGAACAcgcaaaattttattgaaaaccaaaagaaaaatatgcagAATAACTTAGAAAATGATGCTAAAAAGTTCAAAAGTGATGTTGATAACTCTCTTGATGGTCTAGGGACAAAGATGAATGAAGAATCcgattcgattaaaaaattgttGGAGAATGGTTACAGTCAAGTTAATTTTGGTGCTCATTAA